The following are encoded in a window of Vibrio sp. SCSIO 43136 genomic DNA:
- a CDS encoding bifunctional protein-serine/threonine kinase/phosphatase, translating into MLVELKVDIAQITSAGIKQVNQDAIGAKTPSGHVLESKGVVVAMADGISSSQVSQVASETAIKSFISDYFSTSNAWSVKHSATKVLQALNYWLYAQGQQSIERFNPDKGYVCTFSALILKSHTAHLVSTGDTRIYRFSADQLEQLSEDHRRVVDASTSYLTKALGIGPHLEADYRELTIEKDDIFVIATDGIYEFVSTKSVVEILQLQNVDLEQKAQKIEALALENGSDDNLSLQLVKIEQLPSRKFNEVSSQLDTLQMPPSLSARQVFDGYVIERALSVTSRSHIYLAKHEKTGRRVALKIPSAEMRTEQSFLESILMEEWVGQKLNSPYLLEVLPSEKRYLYVVAEYLEGQPLAAWLQDNPNPPLAKVRDIITQVAKGLQAMHRQQMIHQDLRPNNVMIDANGSVKIIDYGAVHVAGIGEIKGRSFAIPGTAQFSAPEYFIGELATQQADVFSLGALTYFLLTQKLPYGAQLSNCHNKQALAKLKYQSVRTFRPDIPQWVDYALKKATHLETGKRYQEVSEFVYDFTHESSQAKPMNALPLIERDPVKFWQVLSLGLFVMLCITLLG; encoded by the coding sequence ATGCTAGTTGAACTGAAAGTCGATATTGCTCAAATCACCAGTGCTGGTATTAAGCAAGTAAACCAAGACGCCATCGGTGCCAAAACTCCATCAGGTCATGTGCTTGAAAGTAAAGGAGTAGTGGTGGCAATGGCTGACGGTATCAGCTCGAGTCAAGTGAGTCAGGTCGCCAGCGAAACTGCAATCAAGAGCTTTATCAGTGATTATTTTTCAACGTCTAATGCTTGGTCAGTAAAGCATTCCGCCACGAAAGTGCTTCAAGCACTTAATTACTGGCTCTATGCTCAAGGGCAGCAGAGCATAGAACGTTTTAACCCTGATAAGGGTTATGTATGTACGTTCAGCGCACTCATTCTTAAGTCTCATACCGCTCATCTTGTTAGTACGGGTGATACTCGTATCTATCGCTTTAGCGCTGATCAGTTAGAGCAACTTTCCGAAGATCACCGTAGGGTGGTTGATGCTTCCACCAGTTATCTCACCAAAGCACTCGGTATAGGTCCACATTTAGAAGCTGATTACCGGGAATTGACGATCGAGAAAGATGATATATTTGTCATCGCAACTGACGGTATATATGAGTTTGTCTCGACTAAATCTGTGGTTGAGATATTGCAGCTACAAAACGTCGACTTGGAGCAAAAAGCACAAAAAATAGAAGCGCTAGCGCTTGAAAATGGCAGTGACGATAACTTGTCCCTGCAACTGGTTAAGATTGAGCAGCTGCCAAGCCGAAAGTTTAACGAGGTATCGAGTCAACTTGATACTCTACAGATGCCGCCTTCGTTAAGTGCAAGACAAGTATTTGATGGCTATGTTATTGAACGGGCACTATCAGTCACTAGCCGCAGTCATATTTATCTAGCTAAGCATGAAAAAACAGGCCGTAGAGTTGCTCTAAAAATCCCTTCTGCTGAAATGCGAACGGAACAAAGCTTTCTAGAGAGTATTTTGATGGAAGAGTGGGTAGGGCAGAAGCTAAATAGCCCTTACCTTTTGGAAGTGCTCCCTTCTGAGAAGCGCTATTTATATGTCGTCGCTGAGTATTTGGAAGGACAACCCCTTGCCGCTTGGCTTCAAGACAACCCCAACCCTCCGCTCGCAAAAGTTAGAGATATCATCACTCAAGTCGCCAAAGGCTTGCAGGCGATGCACCGCCAACAGATGATCCATCAAGATCTACGCCCAAATAACGTAATGATCGATGCCAATGGCAGTGTCAAGATCATCGATTACGGCGCCGTGCATGTTGCTGGCATTGGGGAGATCAAAGGAAGAAGTTTTGCAATTCCCGGCACCGCTCAGTTTAGTGCGCCAGAGTATTTTATTGGCGAGCTAGCAACTCAACAGGCGGATGTGTTCTCTTTGGGCGCATTAACTTATTTCTTACTTACTCAGAAACTGCCCTACGGGGCTCAACTGTCCAATTGCCATAACAAACAAGCACTTGCGAAACTAAAATATCAATCTGTACGAACTTTTCGACCAGATATACCACAATGGGTTGATTATGCTTTAAAGAAAGCCACTCACCTTGAAACGGGGAAAAGGTATCAAGAAGTGAGTGAGTTTGTTTATGATTTTACTCATGAGAGTTCTCAAGCTAAACCTATGAACGCTTTGCCATTAATAGAGCGTGATCCGGTGAAGTTTTGGCAGGTGTTGTCGCTGGGGTTATTTGTGATGCTCTGTATCACATTACTTGGTTAA
- a CDS encoding formate/nitrite transporter family protein produces the protein MSYIEPKEFATKMVDAGEQKIFMSTKDTLVRAFMAGAILALAAFFAITVIVKTGNPLVGAILFPVGFIMLYLMKFDLLTGVFTLVPLAVIDKRSGCSVNQMLRNWGLVFVGNFAGALTVAFFASFILTYGYNTDGGTLAAKVSTIGESRTLGYQEHGLAGWFTIFIRGMLCNWMVSMGVVGAMISTHASGKMVAMWMPIMLFFFMGFEHSIVNMFLFPFSMIMGGDFTVMDYLIWNEIPTALGNLVGGFLLVGLPLYLTHVRTSPERKASIGAQLATDK, from the coding sequence ATGTCTTATATAGAGCCGAAAGAGTTTGCGACCAAGATGGTCGATGCAGGTGAACAAAAAATATTCATGTCGACCAAAGATACTTTGGTACGAGCCTTTATGGCAGGCGCAATTTTGGCACTGGCCGCTTTCTTCGCCATTACCGTAATCGTCAAAACTGGTAACCCACTCGTTGGAGCAATATTGTTCCCAGTGGGCTTTATTATGCTTTACTTAATGAAGTTCGACCTGTTAACCGGGGTATTTACCTTGGTGCCACTCGCAGTGATTGATAAGCGTTCAGGATGTAGCGTAAATCAGATGCTTCGAAACTGGGGATTGGTATTTGTAGGTAACTTCGCTGGTGCTTTGACCGTCGCCTTTTTTGCTTCTTTCATTTTGACCTACGGATACAACACGGATGGCGGTACGCTCGCAGCCAAAGTAAGTACCATAGGTGAATCGAGAACACTCGGTTACCAAGAGCATGGGCTAGCAGGTTGGTTTACGATATTTATTCGCGGCATGTTGTGTAACTGGATGGTATCTATGGGCGTGGTTGGTGCAATGATTTCAACTCATGCAAGCGGCAAGATGGTCGCAATGTGGATGCCAATCATGCTGTTCTTCTTCATGGGCTTTGAACATTCAATTGTAAACATGTTCCTATTCCCATTCTCAATGATCATGGGTGGTGACTTTACAGTAATGGATTACTTAATTTGGAACGAAATCCCAACAGCATTGGGTAACCTAGTAGGTGGCTTCCTATTAGTTGGCTTACCACTGTATCTTACTCACGTAAGGACCAGTCCTGAGCGTAAAGCTTCTATTGGTGCTCAACTAGCGACAGATAAATAA
- a CDS encoding YibE/F family protein, translated as MKRFIFPSIVFAIATAIFVMSPLWSESFRPAKVYKQEFVAATVTDVPAQNVRPDPKVPSVMTGTQTVIASIDGQESQRVQVENSLSRLHNTYLEPGDEFILLVRESGKELLYWVYNHDRAPAIYLMLTLLIVLVVVFGGLQGVNSLISLYFTAALIIGVLIPGLFAGWNPVLLALGLISLKVIVSFALITGWNKKSLVSILGTILGLVAAGICAQLFGEMAHLNGLYLEKGEDLLYLGGSHQIQVRWLLFVAIMISALGAVMDVAVSIASSYQELIEANPTQSVKERMFATMRIGRDILGTMTNTLILAFVGSSLTTMMMIWGFQMPHEQFINIPTIGLSIIHGLAGSIGLTLTIPMTVLLCKWVYERNS; from the coding sequence ATGAAACGATTTATTTTTCCTAGCATAGTGTTTGCTATCGCTACAGCAATCTTTGTCATGTCTCCCCTTTGGTCAGAGAGTTTTCGCCCTGCAAAAGTGTATAAACAGGAGTTTGTTGCAGCGACAGTAACTGATGTGCCAGCACAAAATGTACGACCTGATCCAAAAGTGCCTTCGGTGATGACAGGGACTCAGACGGTGATTGCTTCCATTGACGGTCAAGAGTCGCAGCGAGTTCAAGTTGAAAACAGCCTTAGCCGCTTGCACAACACTTACCTCGAACCAGGCGACGAATTTATCCTGTTAGTGAGAGAGAGTGGTAAAGAGCTACTGTATTGGGTGTATAACCATGACCGTGCCCCAGCCATTTATTTGATGCTCACGTTATTGATTGTATTGGTGGTGGTGTTTGGTGGTCTGCAAGGGGTTAATTCTTTAATTTCGTTGTACTTTACCGCCGCACTGATCATCGGAGTGTTGATTCCGGGTCTGTTTGCAGGCTGGAATCCTGTGCTACTGGCGCTTGGGCTGATATCGCTCAAAGTGATTGTTAGCTTTGCACTGATCACTGGTTGGAACAAAAAATCTTTGGTATCAATTCTCGGTACGATCTTAGGCTTAGTCGCCGCTGGAATTTGTGCTCAGCTGTTTGGAGAAATGGCTCATCTCAATGGGCTCTATCTAGAAAAGGGTGAAGACCTTTTATATCTCGGAGGTTCGCATCAAATCCAAGTTCGATGGTTGCTGTTTGTCGCAATTATGATTTCAGCGCTGGGCGCTGTGATGGATGTAGCAGTGTCGATAGCATCGTCTTATCAAGAGTTAATTGAGGCCAACCCAACACAGTCGGTAAAAGAGCGTATGTTTGCCACGATGCGCATTGGCAGAGACATTCTTGGCACTATGACCAACACTCTGATACTGGCGTTTGTTGGTTCATCCTTAACGACCATGATGATGATATGGGGTTTTCAAATGCCTCACGAGCAGTTTATCAATATCCCGACCATTGGCTTGTCAATCATCCATGGGCTTGCTGGTAGCATTGGCTTGACACTGACCATTCCGATGACCGTACTCTTGTGTAAGTGGGTTTACGAGCGCAATAGCTAG
- a CDS encoding 5'-nucleotidase C-terminal domain-containing protein has translation MNQFTKALLASSIAFAVAGCNSSNEEQQVQTNERAIQECQTFITAPDVIVKGDANAQLDELTITLAATGDMHGRIFSHDYATNNVDNNAGYTKIASILNSERKQDPNLILIDLGDAVQGNSAELFNDLPVHPVVETLNSMNYDVWVPGNHEFDFERSFLDRNLTNFNGSVISSNIVWDQHSDACKTNGKEIPFLRGFQIFNVNGAKVAVVGLTPSMVTSWQASSPQNFRNLDFKEEIDAVRDAVDAAIDQYQPDVVIGALHYGRKDFGKGVHMIAEQLGDRFDVIFNGHEHSKHIERVYADRVDNISVEAQNEQENTDRDFNPIYNHENRAQSVKVIEPGNWGWALAKAQIKLSKNDAGEWQIQDTTLSNVKVADVEQDENLADKMKWVHEASYNAAESEIGKVQGNFTLSGVERGELSGGADTATAEDVVQTEDGGRLYSTIHIAKTADMPVVNLINQIQIMNVEEKAVDDNNKPLNLKVDVSAASLFANHSNLKDGEDYRSKDSAKLYMYDNQLVAVKIRGDKLKEYMEWSYSYLNQWKEGDITVSFNTNARAYNYDHFAGNINYSVDISKPVGERIDIEQLSGAAFDPAKKYVMAVNDYRYASTLLTNHWVTPEDQLWISANEQTYAVRDMLTEYVAKNKTLKAEDFYSSNWYIKQVGKMDKSGLWIEESKGEILKAREGEGKALWTALQNKEVCVVRGDNRDKAIDRAVNYKDQSTYFANPEQSYEGCSYDNQRKAL, from the coding sequence ATGAACCAATTTACCAAAGCGTTGCTTGCTAGCAGCATTGCGTTCGCTGTTGCTGGCTGTAACAGCAGCAACGAAGAGCAGCAAGTTCAAACCAATGAGCGTGCCATCCAAGAGTGTCAAACATTTATCACTGCGCCTGACGTTATCGTGAAAGGCGATGCTAATGCCCAGCTTGACGAGTTAACCATCACGCTTGCCGCTACTGGTGACATGCACGGTCGCATTTTCTCGCACGACTATGCTACCAACAACGTTGACAACAACGCTGGTTACACCAAAATTGCCTCAATTTTAAACAGTGAGCGCAAACAAGATCCTAACCTGATCTTGATAGACCTTGGTGATGCGGTTCAAGGTAACTCTGCAGAGCTATTTAACGACTTACCCGTCCACCCAGTAGTAGAAACGCTAAACAGCATGAACTACGACGTATGGGTTCCGGGTAACCACGAGTTTGATTTTGAGCGTTCTTTCCTAGATCGCAACCTAACTAACTTCAACGGCTCTGTGATCTCTTCAAACATCGTTTGGGACCAGCACTCAGATGCGTGTAAGACCAATGGTAAAGAGATCCCATTCCTACGCGGTTTCCAAATCTTCAACGTTAACGGTGCAAAAGTCGCTGTTGTTGGCCTAACACCTTCAATGGTGACTAGCTGGCAGGCATCTTCGCCACAAAACTTCCGCAACTTAGATTTTAAAGAAGAGATCGACGCAGTACGTGATGCGGTGGATGCAGCGATTGACCAATATCAACCAGATGTAGTGATCGGTGCGCTTCACTACGGTCGTAAAGACTTTGGTAAAGGCGTTCACATGATCGCTGAGCAGCTTGGTGATCGTTTCGACGTAATTTTCAACGGCCACGAGCACTCGAAGCATATCGAACGTGTATATGCTGACCGTGTAGATAACATCTCTGTTGAAGCTCAAAATGAACAAGAAAACACCGACCGAGACTTCAACCCAATTTACAACCACGAAAACCGTGCGCAAAGCGTGAAAGTTATCGAGCCAGGCAACTGGGGTTGGGCGTTGGCAAAAGCACAAATTAAATTGAGCAAAAACGACGCTGGTGAGTGGCAGATCCAAGATACAACGTTAAGCAACGTTAAAGTGGCTGACGTAGAGCAAGACGAAAACCTTGCAGACAAGATGAAGTGGGTTCACGAAGCATCGTACAACGCTGCGGAAAGTGAGATTGGTAAAGTTCAAGGCAACTTCACTTTGAGTGGTGTTGAGCGCGGTGAACTTAGCGGTGGCGCTGATACAGCAACGGCTGAAGATGTTGTCCAGACTGAAGATGGTGGCCGCCTTTACTCGACCATCCACATTGCTAAGACGGCAGATATGCCAGTTGTTAACCTTATCAACCAAATTCAGATCATGAATGTGGAAGAGAAGGCTGTGGATGACAACAATAAGCCACTTAACCTTAAAGTAGATGTTTCAGCAGCTTCTCTTTTTGCGAATCACTCTAACCTAAAAGATGGTGAGGATTACCGTAGTAAGGACAGTGCTAAGCTGTACATGTACGACAACCAGCTAGTTGCGGTTAAGATCCGTGGCGACAAGCTCAAAGAGTACATGGAGTGGTCATACTCTTACCTAAACCAATGGAAAGAGGGTGATATCACCGTATCTTTCAATACCAATGCTCGTGCATACAACTACGATCATTTTGCAGGGAACATCAACTACTCAGTAGATATCTCTAAGCCAGTCGGTGAGCGTATTGATATCGAGCAACTTTCTGGTGCTGCGTTTGATCCTGCGAAGAAATACGTGATGGCAGTGAATGACTACCGTTATGCTTCGACGCTACTGACAAACCATTGGGTAACGCCAGAAGATCAGCTGTGGATTTCTGCTAATGAACAAACCTACGCAGTACGCGACATGCTGACTGAGTACGTTGCCAAGAATAAGACGCTGAAAGCGGAAGATTTCTACTCTTCTAACTGGTACATCAAGCAAGTGGGCAAGATGGACAAGTCTGGTCTTTGGATTGAAGAGTCGAAAGGTGAAATCCTAAAAGCTCGTGAAGGCGAAGGTAAAGCACTTTGGACTGCGCTACAGAACAAAGAAGTTTGTGTTGTTCGAGGCGACAACCGCGACAAAGCGATTGACCGAGCGGTGAACTACAAAGACCAAAGCACTTACTTTGCTAACCCAGAGCAAAGCTACGAAGGCTGTTCTTACGACAACCAGCGTAAAGCGCTTTAA
- a CDS encoding HD domain-containing protein, translating to MQEIQQVLDFMIEIEKLKNVIRKTKPVGLDRYENSAEHSWHVCLSALMLKDYANRPVNIDRVIKMLLIHDLGEIDAGDKIIYASETEQQKGEEYQGLARIIGMLPGEQNEYLELWLEFEQGESDDAQFAKSIDRVPPLLHNLNGDGHSWKTHNVSREKVLSFNGERISAGSKALWNAVEQRILDADESKLFN from the coding sequence ATGCAAGAGATCCAACAAGTATTAGATTTTATGATTGAAATTGAGAAGCTGAAAAATGTTATTCGTAAAACCAAACCCGTCGGGCTGGATAGGTACGAAAATTCAGCTGAGCATAGTTGGCATGTTTGCTTGAGCGCTTTGATGCTTAAAGATTATGCCAATCGTCCGGTAAACATTGACCGAGTGATCAAAATGTTACTGATCCATGATTTAGGTGAAATTGATGCCGGAGATAAAATCATCTACGCCAGCGAAACAGAACAACAAAAAGGTGAAGAGTACCAAGGTCTCGCACGGATTATTGGGATGCTTCCGGGCGAGCAAAATGAATATTTAGAGTTGTGGTTAGAGTTTGAACAAGGCGAGTCCGATGATGCACAGTTTGCTAAATCAATCGATCGAGTGCCGCCACTGCTGCATAACTTAAATGGGGATGGGCACAGTTGGAAAACCCACAACGTTAGTCGAGAAAAGGTGCTTTCGTTTAATGGGGAGCGAATCTCGGCAGGCAGTAAAGCACTATGGAACGCAGTTGAGCAAAGAATACTGGATGCTGACGAGAGCAAACTGTTTAACTGA
- a CDS encoding MBL fold metallo-hydrolase: MTRWLILGAIAMTVAAGTVLMSQKSEKGKFINSEKTYDNDVTSIFQIAKAYLTTKRAAPTPKTEVPLEMISAQELVTGADDRLYRIGHSSVLLRLDGKLVMTDPVMSERASPVQWAGPKRFHPNPIEVEALPEIDVVVISHDHYDHLDKGTIKKLEHKVKHFVVPLNVGDHLRNWGVAEDKIHQMDWWQEIELEGLKLVATPTQHFSGRGLTDSNETLWASWVIQSRERNIFFSGDSGYFKGFKQIGDKYGPFDLTMVETGAYNELWRDIHMMPEESMQAHLDLRGGVMMPIHNGTFDLSLHDWYEPLERISELAKLHDVEVLTPVFGQSVKLEQAHASSYAWWQEMMEVGERTELAMQPQQ; this comes from the coding sequence ATGACGAGATGGTTAATCTTAGGAGCAATAGCAATGACGGTAGCAGCAGGTACAGTTCTAATGAGCCAAAAATCTGAAAAAGGTAAGTTCATTAATTCGGAAAAAACCTACGACAATGACGTCACTAGCATCTTTCAAATCGCAAAAGCGTACCTAACCACCAAACGAGCAGCACCTACTCCTAAGACGGAAGTGCCACTTGAAATGATTTCTGCCCAAGAATTAGTGACGGGCGCAGATGATCGCTTGTACCGTATTGGTCACTCTTCAGTATTGCTGCGCTTAGATGGCAAACTAGTGATGACTGACCCAGTGATGAGTGAACGTGCGTCTCCAGTGCAATGGGCTGGCCCTAAGCGTTTTCACCCAAACCCTATTGAGGTAGAAGCTTTGCCAGAAATCGATGTCGTGGTAATAAGCCATGACCACTATGACCATTTGGACAAAGGCACTATCAAAAAACTCGAACACAAAGTGAAGCACTTTGTGGTGCCTCTCAACGTCGGTGACCACTTGCGAAATTGGGGTGTTGCTGAAGATAAAATCCATCAAATGGATTGGTGGCAAGAAATTGAGCTTGAAGGCTTAAAGTTAGTTGCAACTCCGACCCAGCACTTCTCTGGTCGAGGCCTTACCGATAGCAATGAAACCTTGTGGGCAAGCTGGGTTATCCAAAGTCGTGAGCGCAACATTTTCTTTAGTGGTGATAGTGGCTATTTTAAAGGCTTTAAACAGATCGGTGACAAATATGGTCCTTTTGATCTGACGATGGTTGAAACAGGCGCTTATAACGAGCTTTGGCGTGATATTCATATGATGCCAGAAGAGAGTATGCAGGCCCACTTAGACTTACGTGGTGGCGTGATGATGCCAATCCACAATGGCACTTTCGACCTATCTTTGCACGATTGGTATGAGCCATTGGAGCGTATTAGCGAGCTGGCAAAACTGCACGACGTGGAAGTGTTAACACCAGTATTTGGTCAATCGGTTAAGCTTGAACAAGCACATGCGAGCAGCTATGCGTGGTGGCAAGAAATGATGGAAGTTGGCGAGCGTACGGAACTTGCGATGCAACCTCAGCAGTAA
- a CDS encoding TetR/AcrR family transcriptional regulator, whose amino-acid sequence MDSNKKSRSELKREAIINAALQAFKQDGVANTSMDRLAQLAQVSKRTVYNHFKTKEALVMHLLSDLWEQAMVNAQYPYQPDLPIREQVVALAKIEAEFVGGSHYIDLARVAFGHLLFHPEALKQEMEKVGSQETAIVRWLKEAQASNRLKPLDVETVNIQLHSLLKGSCFYPQLLGFKAPLNEQEMDQLIEESVDMFMARYGKED is encoded by the coding sequence ATGGACAGTAATAAGAAATCTCGCAGCGAGCTAAAACGAGAAGCTATCATCAATGCTGCTCTACAAGCTTTTAAGCAAGATGGTGTGGCAAACACCAGTATGGATAGGCTGGCACAGCTGGCGCAAGTATCCAAACGTACCGTATACAACCACTTCAAAACCAAAGAAGCGTTGGTGATGCACTTACTATCCGACCTTTGGGAACAAGCAATGGTGAATGCACAATATCCTTACCAACCCGACCTACCTATTCGAGAGCAAGTGGTGGCGCTGGCCAAAATTGAAGCGGAATTTGTTGGCGGGAGTCACTACATCGACTTGGCGAGAGTAGCCTTTGGTCACCTACTGTTTCATCCAGAAGCACTTAAGCAAGAGATGGAAAAAGTTGGCAGCCAGGAAACGGCAATAGTACGTTGGTTGAAAGAAGCCCAAGCATCTAACCGGCTCAAGCCATTAGACGTAGAAACCGTTAACATACAACTCCATAGCTTGCTCAAAGGCAGCTGTTTCTACCCGCAGTTGCTGGGTTTTAAAGCGCCGTTAAACGAGCAAGAGATGGATCAACTGATCGAAGAGAGTGTCGACATGTTTATGGCGAGATACGGGAAGGAGGACTAG
- a CDS encoding GNAT family protein, whose translation MLPIHTPRLILRNFSINDGDAYVKFTQQSKYQRFYSETDASPEHNLQLITKFVAQTHQTPRQAYQLAIEDKETGKLIGTCGLRLETDHQASVGCGVAREAQGSGVAVEAMAAMVNFGFDNLGVHRIYAETISNNIAAVRLCEQFGMRKEAHFVEHRYFKYRWWDTVIYAMRRDEWAQLIEEDDRVKSFLRIQEED comes from the coding sequence ATTTTGCCTATCCACACACCAAGATTAATCTTGCGAAACTTCAGTATCAACGATGGTGACGCCTACGTAAAATTCACTCAGCAGAGTAAGTATCAACGCTTTTACAGTGAAACAGACGCAAGCCCAGAGCACAATTTGCAACTGATAACAAAGTTTGTCGCTCAGACTCATCAAACGCCTCGTCAGGCATATCAATTGGCCATCGAAGACAAAGAGACTGGTAAACTGATAGGAACTTGCGGTTTACGCTTAGAAACAGACCATCAGGCATCGGTTGGCTGTGGAGTGGCTCGTGAGGCTCAGGGGAGCGGTGTTGCTGTAGAAGCGATGGCAGCCATGGTTAATTTCGGTTTTGATAACTTAGGTGTACACCGTATTTACGCAGAGACGATCTCCAATAACATTGCCGCTGTGCGTCTTTGTGAACAATTTGGGATGCGTAAAGAAGCCCACTTTGTAGAGCATCGCTATTTTAAGTACCGTTGGTGGGATACTGTTATATATGCGATGCGTCGGGATGAGTGGGCTCAGTTAATCGAAGAGGATGATAGAGTAAAATCATTTCTGCGCATACAAGAGGAGGACTAG
- a CDS encoding transporter substrate-binding domain-containing protein, with protein MVTKLSWLRLVWLQAVLLVITSSAFAAQSVIVYGDMDYPPYSYQVDGKPEGIYVEILTEAFSRMPEYEVSIRMTPWKRGLKNLKDGRVFALFPPYYTELRDPWMKFSAPILREQVVVFGKREIFEDRYQWPVDYYGLKIGLNRGFNPFSMGGNAFGDAVEAGRIRVDESANNDSNLAKLVSGRIDAYINDQFIDISDYPEIVIGGVANVNHGHLGYTRKTDKYPYSADFQQQFDTAIGQMIEENQIEEIVNAHLAKLKAQRD; from the coding sequence ATGGTTACGAAATTGTCTTGGCTTCGCTTGGTGTGGCTCCAAGCGGTCTTGTTGGTTATAACATCCAGTGCTTTCGCAGCGCAATCCGTTATCGTCTATGGAGACATGGATTATCCTCCTTATTCCTACCAAGTAGACGGCAAGCCTGAGGGTATTTACGTAGAGATTCTGACAGAAGCCTTCTCTCGTATGCCTGAGTATGAAGTGTCGATACGTATGACCCCATGGAAACGAGGTTTAAAGAATCTTAAAGATGGTCGGGTGTTTGCTCTGTTTCCTCCTTATTACACCGAATTGCGCGACCCGTGGATGAAATTTTCAGCGCCTATTTTAAGAGAACAGGTCGTGGTGTTTGGTAAGCGGGAGATATTTGAAGATCGTTACCAGTGGCCAGTCGATTATTACGGACTGAAAATAGGTCTCAACCGAGGTTTTAACCCCTTTTCGATGGGCGGGAATGCCTTTGGGGATGCGGTAGAGGCTGGGCGAATTCGGGTGGATGAGTCGGCTAACAATGACAGCAACTTGGCTAAATTGGTCTCAGGGCGAATTGACGCATATATCAATGATCAGTTCATTGATATATCAGATTATCCTGAAATTGTGATTGGTGGGGTTGCGAATGTTAACCATGGTCATTTAGGCTACACCCGCAAAACCGACAAGTACCCATACAGTGCTGACTTTCAACAACAGTTTGATACGGCTATCGGTCAGATGATAGAAGAAAATCAGATTGAAGAAATCGTAAATGCGCATTTAGCCAAACTTAAAGCCCAGCGAGACTAA
- a CDS encoding GNAT family N-acetyltransferase, with protein sequence MQIRTAIGTDLEQLQSLFCEQNAHNHNIAPDRVALTSDLLTVAELDEIIKDQDTSLLVAEVDGNILGLILGDCQRQMANRWRPERCFVYLQELYVKPQARQQGIARRLFDQFEDWAMELGATCIDLHVWHHNTAATECYQKLGFYQEQRLLTKNLE encoded by the coding sequence GTGCAGATCCGCACCGCCATTGGTACCGATTTAGAACAGCTACAATCACTTTTTTGCGAGCAAAATGCTCATAATCACAATATCGCCCCAGACCGGGTTGCACTGACCTCGGATTTATTAACCGTAGCAGAGCTCGATGAAATCATTAAAGATCAGGACACTTCGTTATTGGTTGCAGAAGTCGATGGCAATATCCTAGGCCTGATTTTGGGGGACTGTCAGCGACAAATGGCAAATCGCTGGCGACCAGAACGTTGCTTTGTCTATTTGCAAGAGCTGTATGTGAAACCACAAGCGAGGCAACAAGGCATTGCTCGCCGGTTGTTTGATCAATTTGAAGATTGGGCAATGGAACTAGGAGCAACCTGCATCGACTTGCACGTGTGGCATCACAACACCGCTGCAACCGAGTGTTATCAAAAACTGGGTTTTTACCAAGAACAACGACTATTGACCAAAAACTTAGAGTAA